The window TCATGATATCCAGCAGGATCAAATCCGGTTTATTTTTGCCGGCAGTAATTTTCAGGGCCCTTTTTCCGTTTAGTGCAGCTTTTATTTTATAATCATTTTCAAGAAGGCCAATTAAAACATCAATGTTTTCAGAGATGTCATCAACGATTAATAAAGTCGGCCTGGATATATCCTCGTGCATCTGTGGAAACCTCCTTTATAAGATTCAGATTCAAGTTAATAAAAAAAATTCTATAGATATCCCACGTAGTCAAGTATAATATTAAAAGTTTTTAGCAAATTATAGAGGCAATCCATTGAAAAAATATTATTTTGTCGCCTTTGCACTGATTGGTGTTTTTTTCTGGCGATATACCCTCCAAAATAACTATATTGTCGGCAACCAGATCGTTTTGGGGCAGAGCTGTCCTCTAACCGGTCCGGCAGCCCAGCTTGGCCTGCAAATGATGAAAGGGGCAACGGCCTATTTTTCATCTATTAACAAGCAAGGTGGTGTACATGGGCGAACCATAAGTCTAATTACGAACGATGATTTTTACGAGCCGGATTATGCCAGGAAAAACACCATTGAACTGATAACCCAGCAGCATGTTTTCGCGATGTTCGGCGAGGTGGGCACCCCCACTTCCAAGGCTGCATTGCCGGAGATTCAAAAATATCATGTCCCTTTCCTGATGCCGTTTACCGGCGCAGAATTTCTAAGAAACCCGCCGAATCCACTGATTGTCAACCTGCGCAACAGCTACTATGCCGAAACCCAAGCACTGGTGGAATATTTAGGTTTAACGTATCATATAGAAAAAATTGCTGTTTTCTACCAGAATGACAGTTATGGGAAAACCAGTTTGGAAGGTGTGAAACGTGCGCTGGAAAAGCGAGGCCTGAAAATTGCCGCTGAAGGCCGTTATCGAAGAAACACCTTATCCTATCGAAACGCCCTGCAGACCATTAAACTATCAGAACCCGATGCGGTGATCATGCTTGGGGCCTATAAGCCGTGTGCCGAGTTCATCAAGTCGGCCAAGAAAAGTGGCATGGAACGTACCGTATTTTGTAATATTTCATTTGTGGGCAGTGATGATTTGATCCGGGCCCTTCAAGGGCAGACAGAAAATGTTTTAATTTCCCAGGTCGTACCTCTTCCGTGGGATAATAAAAATGAGGCTGCCCAGGAGTACCGGGAAATTTATAGAGCACATTATCCAGATGATCCATACGGTTTCGTTTCATTTGAAGGATTCCTTGCCGCCAAACTGGTTGTCAAAGCTTTGGAAAAGGCGGGCCAGGCCCTTAACCGGGAAAATTTCATGGAGGCTTTTGAACAGCTTGACAGGAAAGCTTTGGACGGATTTGAAATAACGATTACACCGAATGACAGGCAGGCACTGGAACGGGTGTTCATTACGGATTACCACGATGGAAATTTTCGACAACTTGAAGAGGTGTGGGTGACCAATGATTAATCGCGGATTATCCTATCTTCGATCGTTAGATGTATCTGTTCAGAGTCGCTTCCTTGTTGTTGTGATCGGGATTCTGATTTTTTCTTCCGCCGCAGCATTGGGAGGATATGTGATTTTTTCCAAAAATCTGTTCCAGGATATGTCTGATCTGCATGTGAACCCTATCCTGCACTTGAATGAAATGAAAGATATCTACACCATCAACACCCTTGATACGATTGATGAAATGCTCAGTGGCCATGTCTCTCCAGATGACGCAGAGGATATCCTCAAGCTTGCCCAAAATCTGGTAAAAAAAGAGTGGTTGTCATATCGTTCCATTTCTGAATCTATAAAACATCATCACAACCTGTTTAACCATGCTGCAAAAAAGCATTTGCTTGACGAAGGAGAGAAAAATCTTGGTACAGTTCAACAACGGATCAATGAGTTGGTGGGTGTCATAAAGACAGAAGACAAGGCAGATATACCGGATATGCTTTCCCAGCAGATTCGGCCGGTTATCATCAGTGCCATCGATAGTCTCAATGACCTGATTGAATCTGAGGTGGCCGATATCCGATACAGCACGCAATCCATGCAGCATCATTTTAATCATCTGATTTTTATTGTATGTCCCATTTTTGCTCTTGGTTTTGCCCTGGTTTTTATTTTTGTCAGATTCATTCTGTCCAATATCAGAAACATTACTCAACAGCTCAGTAAGTCACAACAGAAACTTTCGGACGCAAATCGGTTACTGGAATACCGGGTTGACCAACGAACAAGTGAAATTCTGGAAGCCAAGACGCAGTTTGAATCCCTGGTTGAAAATATGGGGGATAGTTTTGTTGTTTACCGGTATGAACCCGATGGTACTGTTTTTTATGTCAACAGTTCAGTAAAGTCTGTGTTTGGCATTTCACGCGAAAAAATTCTCGGCGCCGACTGGTCAAAAATCATCCAATGGAGCGGGGACTCCCTGGCGCGTGCCCAAGCGAATACGGTGAAACTTCTGACCGGGAAAACGGTGTTTGCCCAAACCGAGCGCTCTTTTATTCATCCCGACGGCCGGGAAAGGTTTGTACGAACTTCGGACCATGTTGTTCGCGACAATAAAGGCAACGTTATATCCATTGACGGTTTTCTTGAAGAGATCACCTTGAGCAGAAAAACAGAAATGGAAAAGAGGCAGAGCGAAGAGGCCCTGTTGGTCGCAAACCAGAATCTGACCCAGTCTGTTCTGCTGGCCGAAGAAATGGCCGAAAAAGCCAAATCAGCCAATAAAGCCAAAAGTGAATTCCTGGCCAACATGAGCCACGAGATCAGAACGCCCATGAATGCCATCATCGGCATGTCCAGCCTGGCTCTGCAGATGGATCTGGAGGAAAAAACACGCAATTATATTTCCAAGGTGCACAGCTCTGCAGAGTCATTGCTGGGCATCCTCAACGACATCCTCGATTTTTCCAAAATTGAGTCTGGAAAAATGGATCTGGAACACATCGACTTTTGCCTGGAGGATGTGATGCTCAACCTGTTGAATGTCATCGGTATCAAGGCCGGCAGGAAGGGGCTGGAAGTGATGTATAATGTCTTTCCCGAGATTCCTGTGGCGTTAGCGGGCGACCCCATGAGGCTGGGCCAAATTCTGCTGAACCTGTGTAATAATGCGGTTAAATTTACGGACAGGGGGGGCGATATTGTTGTTTCGGTTTCCATGGATAAAGAGGGAGACCTCGGCAATAAGGTCAGACTGCGGTTCTCAGTTAAGGATTCCGGTATCGGGATGAGCACGGAAGAACAGAAAAAATTGTTTCAGCCGTTCAGTCAGGCCGACACTTCCGTTACCAGAAAATACGGTGGAACAGGCTTGGGACTCTCCATTTCCAATCAACTGGTCCGGATGATGGGGGGGCGGATGTGGGTTGAAAGTGAACAAGGGGCCGGAAGTACCTTTTATTTCACGGCATTGTTCGGAAAACAGGAGAAACAGCCGACAGCCCTGCGTATTAACGGGCTTACATCTCTGCACATTTTGATTGTCGATGACAACGATTCCTCTCGTGATATCCTGACCCGGCAGCTTTCCAGTTGCAACGCGACTTGTGATCAGGCCCATTCAGGCGAAGCGGCCTTGACGATGTTGAAACAAATGGATGAACATGATCCTTATGACTTGGTGTTGATGGACTGGCGTATGCCCGGGTTGGATGGTATTGAGACAGCCAGGCTGATTCAAAACGAGACAAGGCTTGCCCATCTTCCGACAATCATTATGATTTCGGCCTATGACCGCCTTCAAATCCATAAAGCAGTCAAAGATCTTAAACTGGCTGGTTTTCTTGCCAAGCCCATTATGCCTTCCACGCTTCACAATGCAATTTTGAGGGCTATGGGCCACAAGACAATTGAATCGGATCTAAGCGCCAACAGCCCTGAAAAGGTGACAACGGCCATCGATAAGCTACGCGGTGCCAGGGTGCTTTTGGTTGAAGACAATGAAATAAACCAGGAGCTGGCCATGGAACTTTTAGTGAATCACGGCATCCAGGTAGATTGCGCCTTTAACGGGCAGCAGGCGTTGGAACGTCTTGGCCAGCAGCACTATGACGGCGTTTTAATGGACTGCCAGATGCCGGTTATGGACGGGTATACCGCCACCCAAAAAATACGGCAAAACCCTGGGTTTAAAAAATTGCCCATCATCGCCATGACTGCCCATGCCATGGTTGGGGATCGTCAAAAAACCCTTGATGCGGGCATGAATGATTATATTTCCAAACCCCTCAATGTGGGCAGGATGTTTATGACCATGGCCAGGTGGATAGTCCCTGCGGGCCCTGTGGGGAAAAGTGATGTCAAGCCCCTCAAAAGGGATGTCGGGCAAGATCTGCCAAATATTCCGGGCATTAATATCGAAGCCGGTTTAAAGGTAACCCTGAACAATATCGAACTGTACCGCAAGTTGCTTTTAAAGTTTTTGGACAATCAGGCCGATTTCGTCGAGACTTTTAAAAAGGCCTGGGAAAACGATGACTCCCGGGCCGCAGAAATTGTCGCTCACTCCTTGAAAGGCGTGGCCGGAAATCTTGGGATGATAGAGGTATTCACCTGCGCGTCTGCTCTGGAGACCGCCCTTAAGGATGACGCTGAAAATGTTGGTGCCTGGCTTGATGAAGTTTCCGCCAAATTGAACCCTGTGCTTGCCGGGCTGCGGATCCTGCGGGAAAAATCCTCTGCCGAAACACCAGACGCGGATGTCATTGTTGAATTCAATGGCATTGAACCCCTGCTGGACGAGCTTGGAAACCGCCTGGGTGAAAACGACACGAAATCCATTGAGGTGGCAAACAAACTTGTTCCTTTTTTTCGGGACACAAAGCATGATGGCGCGTTTGAGCAAATAATACAGTCGATTAAGGAGTATGATTTTGAGCGGGCTGAAAAGGATTTGCAGAAATTTGCTTCTACGCTTGGGGGAACCTAGTGTCCAAACACTATTTCGCAGAAATCCATTTCGCCATGGTTTTATACATCTCATCGGGAGCAATCGGTTTAGCGATATGATCGTTCATCCCGGCTGCCAACGCCTTTTCCCGGTCACCCACCATCGCATTGGCCGTCATGGCAATGATGGGTAATTCCTTGAATTTTTCCTGCTCCCGGATTTTTCGGGTTGCTTCGTATCCGTCCATTACGGGCATTTGACAGTCCATCAGCACGCCGTCAAATTTTTGATCCGCCAAAATATTGAGTGCTTCCTGACCATTATTGGCCGTTTCAACCGAAATATTATTACGGGTTAAAAGTTCCCTGACCAGTTCCTGGTTAAGGTCGTTATCTTCAACGATGAGAACTCTGCTGCCGTCAATTTTTTTCAGTGCCTGATTAAGTGGCCCTTCGCTTATTTCCGCAGATGAACCCATTTTGTCAGGATGAACAATCTGCTTGCCAAGACAAACCATAAAGGAAAAAGTACTGCCGACATCCTCTATGCTCTCCACCCAAATCTGACCATCCATCAGTTGAACAATTTTTTTGGAAATCGCCAGGCCAAGACCGGTTCCCCCATATTGGCGGGTTGTCGAGCCGTCTGCCTGGGTGAATGGCTGGAATAGTTTTTTCTGCTGTCCGGGAGACATGCCGACGCCTGTATCCTGAACTGAAAACTTTAAAACAACCGTTGACTCGTCTTCTTCCTTGGTGGCGACTATCAGGGATACCGTGTCTCCTTCATTGCTGAATTTTACGGCATTGCCACCAAGATTGACCAAAACCTGACTTAGTCGATGGGGATCACCAATCAGGGCTCTGGGGACATCTCGTTCAATCTTTACCACAACTTTAACCCCCTTTTTTTGGGCGCAGAAACTGATGGTGTTAACCATGTTGTCGATGATCTCTTTCAGTTGGAAATCTATCTCTTCCATTTCCAGCTTTCCGGCATCAATTTTTGAAAAATCAAGGATGTCATTGAGAATGGCAAGAAGGTTTTCTGCGGAGTAGTGTGCCTTTTCAATGTAATTTTTTTGTTTATCATCAAGGTTTGTCTGCAGTGCCAGGTGCATCATGCCAAGGATGGCGTTCATGGGTGTCCGGATCTCGTGGCTCATGTTGGCAAGAAATTCGGATTTAGCCTGGTTGGCGGCTTCGGCGTCTGACTTGGTTATCTGCAGTTCAAAATTGGCGGTTTCAAGATCCATCGTCCGTTCTCTGACACGTTTTTCAAGTTCATCATGGGCGTCCTGCAGGGCGGTCAGCAGATTTTCCCTTTCATCAATGGACCTGCTGATGGAATGAATCATTTTATTCAGTATGTTTCCCAATGCCTTGGTTTCCCTTGTCCCTGTGATGGGGATCTCAGCAGATGATATTCCGCCCTTTTCAATGCCTTCAACGGAGACCATCAGTTTTCTTAGGGGATTTGTCAGGGTTTTTGAAAGAAGTACGGATAAAATAATGGAAAGTACAAGGAAGATGGTTGACATCAAAAAAATGGTTTTAATCAGAACACGGGATGCACTTTCAATTTCATCCACATAAACAGAGCTTGCAATATACCAGTCAAGGGGAGGGAAGTATTTAGTGTAGGTCCGTTTTAAAAATTTGAATTCCCCTTTA is drawn from uncultured Desulfobacter sp. and contains these coding sequences:
- a CDS encoding ABC transporter substrate-binding protein; amino-acid sequence: MKKYYFVAFALIGVFFWRYTLQNNYIVGNQIVLGQSCPLTGPAAQLGLQMMKGATAYFSSINKQGGVHGRTISLITNDDFYEPDYARKNTIELITQQHVFAMFGEVGTPTSKAALPEIQKYHVPFLMPFTGAEFLRNPPNPLIVNLRNSYYAETQALVEYLGLTYHIEKIAVFYQNDSYGKTSLEGVKRALEKRGLKIAAEGRYRRNTLSYRNALQTIKLSEPDAVIMLGAYKPCAEFIKSAKKSGMERTVFCNISFVGSDDLIRALQGQTENVLISQVVPLPWDNKNEAAQEYREIYRAHYPDDPYGFVSFEGFLAAKLVVKALEKAGQALNRENFMEAFEQLDRKALDGFEITITPNDRQALERVFITDYHDGNFRQLEEVWVTND
- a CDS encoding response regulator, which gives rise to MINRGLSYLRSLDVSVQSRFLVVVIGILIFSSAAALGGYVIFSKNLFQDMSDLHVNPILHLNEMKDIYTINTLDTIDEMLSGHVSPDDAEDILKLAQNLVKKEWLSYRSISESIKHHHNLFNHAAKKHLLDEGEKNLGTVQQRINELVGVIKTEDKADIPDMLSQQIRPVIISAIDSLNDLIESEVADIRYSTQSMQHHFNHLIFIVCPIFALGFALVFIFVRFILSNIRNITQQLSKSQQKLSDANRLLEYRVDQRTSEILEAKTQFESLVENMGDSFVVYRYEPDGTVFYVNSSVKSVFGISREKILGADWSKIIQWSGDSLARAQANTVKLLTGKTVFAQTERSFIHPDGRERFVRTSDHVVRDNKGNVISIDGFLEEITLSRKTEMEKRQSEEALLVANQNLTQSVLLAEEMAEKAKSANKAKSEFLANMSHEIRTPMNAIIGMSSLALQMDLEEKTRNYISKVHSSAESLLGILNDILDFSKIESGKMDLEHIDFCLEDVMLNLLNVIGIKAGRKGLEVMYNVFPEIPVALAGDPMRLGQILLNLCNNAVKFTDRGGDIVVSVSMDKEGDLGNKVRLRFSVKDSGIGMSTEEQKKLFQPFSQADTSVTRKYGGTGLGLSISNQLVRMMGGRMWVESEQGAGSTFYFTALFGKQEKQPTALRINGLTSLHILIVDDNDSSRDILTRQLSSCNATCDQAHSGEAALTMLKQMDEHDPYDLVLMDWRMPGLDGIETARLIQNETRLAHLPTIIMISAYDRLQIHKAVKDLKLAGFLAKPIMPSTLHNAILRAMGHKTIESDLSANSPEKVTTAIDKLRGARVLLVEDNEINQELAMELLVNHGIQVDCAFNGQQALERLGQQHYDGVLMDCQMPVMDGYTATQKIRQNPGFKKLPIIAMTAHAMVGDRQKTLDAGMNDYISKPLNVGRMFMTMARWIVPAGPVGKSDVKPLKRDVGQDLPNIPGINIEAGLKVTLNNIELYRKLLLKFLDNQADFVETFKKAWENDDSRAAEIVAHSLKGVAGNLGMIEVFTCASALETALKDDAENVGAWLDEVSAKLNPVLAGLRILREKSSAETPDADVIVEFNGIEPLLDELGNRLGENDTKSIEVANKLVPFFRDTKHDGAFEQIIQSIKEYDFERAEKDLQKFASTLGGT
- a CDS encoding cache domain-containing protein, which encodes MLQSLRSRILMIVVFIVVSTVTGIIYYVQKETLKTLSKIQEENARNILNTVALNVENEYDSLLFHKKNLLETRKNERKNVVNIAIIAVNQFYDKFRQGILTEDQAKKQAIAIIRDMKYDKGVGYLWINDTGRPIPRMIMHPTIPELDNTILDDPKFNCAKGVKQNLFQAFVDICLASGQGYVDYLWSKPTENGLTEDQPKISYVALFKPWDWVIGTGVYIEDIELDARKRLDAVIFELQQTFSKVHLAETGYMFIFTGDNQMLVHPSLTGTDGSVLVNPSTGQLMLKDLMTASQTPGKAYEYIWDKPGHKGEFKFLKRTYTKYFPPLDWYIASSVYVDEIESASRVLIKTIFLMSTIFLVLSIILSVLLSKTLTNPLRKLMVSVEGIEKGGISSAEIPITGTRETKALGNILNKMIHSISRSIDERENLLTALQDAHDELEKRVRERTMDLETANFELQITKSDAEAANQAKSEFLANMSHEIRTPMNAILGMMHLALQTNLDDKQKNYIEKAHYSAENLLAILNDILDFSKIDAGKLEMEEIDFQLKEIIDNMVNTISFCAQKKGVKVVVKIERDVPRALIGDPHRLSQVLVNLGGNAVKFSNEGDTVSLIVATKEEDESTVVLKFSVQDTGVGMSPGQQKKLFQPFTQADGSTTRQYGGTGLGLAISKKIVQLMDGQIWVESIEDVGSTFSFMVCLGKQIVHPDKMGSSAEISEGPLNQALKKIDGSRVLIVEDNDLNQELVRELLTRNNISVETANNGQEALNILADQKFDGVLMDCQMPVMDGYEATRKIREQEKFKELPIIAMTANAMVGDREKALAAGMNDHIAKPIAPDEMYKTMAKWISAK